A window of Kribbella voronezhensis genomic DNA:
GGGTCGAGGGCGGCTGGCTGGACATCAGCGCGGCCGAGTTCGCCCGCCAGGTGAGCGGGGTGGCGAAGGGCCTGATCGCGGCCGGCGTCAAGCACGGCGACCGGGTCGCCCTGCTGAGCGCCACGCGGTACGAATGGACGCTGATCGACTACGCGATCTGGAGTATCGGCGCGGTCACCGTCCCGGTCTACGAGACGTCCTCGGCGTCGCAGATCCAGTGGATCCTGACCGACTCCGAAGCCGTCGTCGCGATCGTCGAGAACGCCGCCCACGGTGCCGTCGTCGAGTCCGCCCGCGCCGAGGCCCCTGCCCTGCAGGAGGTCTGGCAGATCGAGTCGGGCGCGATCAACGAGCTGACCGTGCTCGGGCAGGAGATTACCGACGCCGAGCTCGACAAACGCCGTACCGCGGTCGTGCCGTCGGACCTGGCGACCTTGATCTACACGTCCGGGACCACCGGGCGGCCCAAGGGGTGCAAGATCACCCACTCGAACTTCATGGACGAACTGGGTACCGCGGTGAAGATCCTCGACGGGTTGTTCGCCGAGGGCGCGTCGACGCTGCTTTTCTTGCCATTGGCCCATGTTTTCGCCCGGATCATCCAGGTGGGCTGCGTGATGATGCGGGTCAAACTCGGCCACACCGCTGATGTGAAGAACCTGGTGCCGGACCTCGGCTCGTTCAAGCCGACGTTCATTCTGAGCGTGCCGCGGGTTTTCGAGAAGGTGTTCAACACGGCCAGCCAGAGCGCGCACGCTTCGGGCAAGGGCAAGATCTTCGACGCTGCTGCTGAGACAGCTATCGCTTACTCGACCGCGGTGTCCGACGGTGGGCCTGGCTTCGGGCTTCGCGCCAAGCACGCTCTCTTCGACCGGCTGGTCTACGGGAAGTTGCGCGCTGTGCTCGGTGGCAACGTCCAGTACGCCGTCTCCGGCGGCGCGCCGCTGGGCGACCGGCTGGGCCACTTCTTCCGAGGCATCGGCGTCC
This region includes:
- a CDS encoding AMP-dependent synthetase/ligase, encoding MREYTVPAVIEPPATGGLSDPVWANASSHPDTAVFSRRVEGGWLDISAAEFARQVSGVAKGLIAAGVKHGDRVALLSATRYEWTLIDYAIWSIGAVTVPVYETSSASQIQWILTDSEAVVAIVENAAHGAVVESARAEAPALQEVWQIESGAINELTVLGQEITDAELDKRRTAVVPSDLATLIYTSGTTGRPKGCKITHSNFMDELGTAVKILDGLFAEGASTLLFLPLAHVFARIIQVGCVMMRVKLGHTADVKNLVPDLGSFKPTFILSVPRVFEKVFNTASQSAHASGKGKIFDAAAETAIAYSTAVSDGGPGFGLRAKHALFDRLVYGKLRAVLGGNVQYAVSGGAPLGDRLGHFFRGIGVPVLEGYGLTETTAALAVNLPDDIRIGTVGRPLPGVTVGVASDGELCFKGGQVMAGYWKNDEATAAAIDGDGWFHTGDLGEFDADGFIRITGRKKEILVTAGGKNVAPAVLEDRIRLHPLVSQCMVVGDGKPFIAALVTIDPETIVAWAKTRDKPTDVPSLVHDEDLIAEIHTAIDDANDAVSKAEGIKKFTILPTDWTQENGELSLKLSLRRHIVMEKHKEDVEALYAK